Genomic segment of Bacteroidota bacterium:
CCCGTAGGAGAAACCTGCCTGTATGCAGGGACATGGGGCTACTGGATGCGCTTTTTCCTCACGACTTTTTTCCCACGCACGGACACACTGCCAGGCTAGCCGCGCAGGGCAGCAGCCAGGGTATAGAGGGCAATGCCGGCAGCCACACTTACATTCAGGCTGTGCTTGGTGCCCCACTGGGGTATCTCCAGGGCCAGGTGGGCCAGTGGGAGCAGGCTTTCGCTCACGCCCTGTACCTCGTTTCCTACCACCAGGGCCAGGGGCTGGTGGCCCTGCGGGGGCCGATAGGCTGCCAGAGGGAGGCTGGCATCGGTCTGCTCCAGCAGGGCTATGGTGTAGCCCCGATCCCTCAGCCCGGCTACCGCCAGCACCACATCCTGCTCATATCTCCAGGGTACGGTCTGCTCTGCCCCCAGTGCCGCCTTGTAGATATCCCTGTGTGGGGGGCAGGCACTGATGCCACACAGCAGGATGCCCTGTAGGGCAAAGGCATCGGCAGTGCGAAAGAAGGCCCCAATGTTGTGCATACTCCGCACATTGTCTGCCACCAGCAGCAGGGGCAGCCTGGGCTGGTGGGCAAATGTGGCCGCATCGGGGCGGCCCAGGGCATCGGCTTGCTTTTTCCGCATAGGGCAGAGGAGGGGCACTGGGGTTATCGTCTTCCGGGCCTGTTCGGGGCCCTTAGCAGCCACATGGCATAGATGTGCAGCGAGGGGTAAAGG
This window contains:
- a CDS encoding TrmH family RNA methyltransferase — translated: MRKKQADALGRPDAATFAHQPRLPLLLVADNVRSMHNIGAFFRTADAFALQGILLCGISACPPHRDIYKAALGAEQTVPWRYEQDVVLAVAGLRDRGYTIALLEQTDASLPLAAYRPPQGHQPLALVVGNEVQGVSESLLPLAHLALEIPQWGTKHSLNVSVAAGIALYTLAAALRG